The window tacgtacgttgtacgtacggacgtttatgacgtcatggctataaaaccaaattttctcacatcgatgggttaccatattttcttaactatggtgctccgcgcgcgcgcgccttcggcgcgcgcggagctccgctataaacagAGTAGAAACAGCCCCACTTTACTTAACGGAGAAAAAAGGTTCAATGGCAATTCAGAATCCCTTCCCACCATCACCATCACTTAACAGATCAAAAATGGTCATCTCCTTTGCATTCCAAAATAGATCTATGTTCCGATCTCCCTAAATCAACGAATCCCCCACAAAGAAagctaataataatgataataataatggtagtaatgataataatacaaTTAGTCCCATCTCCCCATCAATTCAACGTACATAATTAGTCCAGTCGGTGCTGggtagttaaaaataattccaGAAGGCTTGAGAATTTCTGATCTATCCATTTAATGAAAAAATGTGCCACATCTTTTTACGGAGCTACGAAATCTCTAGTTTCATTTCACATAATTGAATCAGAATGTCTAAGGCCTTAAAAACTTCACTGAAACGATCCGTTGGGTTGATAAAAATGCTGGACAGCATATAACACCCCATTACGCTGAGTCGCCATTGAACTGTGATTGTTCTTTAATATTCTCAAGAAGATGCCACTGGGCATTTTCCTCTGTCCACTGATCAATGTAAATAGATGGCCTTTTCATACTCAATCCAGCCAGCAATCCGTTTCCTGAAAACGAAAAAATGATAAACACCAATTTTACTACGTCTTAAAAGGGTAGATGCCAAGTAATTAAAGAACTCGTGGTTATTGTATGTTTGCATATGGAATACTCGAGACCGATATCATGCCTCTTTAAAAGCACACTTTCATGAAAATTGTTATCACTTTTTCCCTGTGTTTGGTGTCAAATCAAAGAATGGGCATTAAATGCACAGTTTTCAGTGGTGTATTGTGGTTGCTGcacaataaaaacattttttttaccatttccaCTGCCAATGTCAAGGATGAGATCCCCTTCCTTAGAAAACGTTGATAGAAGGTGGTCATAAACTTCTTTTGGCTGTTTGTCTGCTTCTTCACTCGCCACTGTAACCACATTTGATGTGTGTTTGGACACATGTCTGTCCACCATTTTTCTTGCCACTACACAATGCCCCACAACAAATGAGTTGACTACCTCAGTCATGAGAAGGTCTGAAATACAAATTAATGCCACTGTAACACAAACAAGACAAGCAATGACACGGCAAACGTTTTATTCACTTTTCGAAACTCACACGAGTAACACGAGTCTTAATCTACAACTGTGCATACCCAACCCAACTTGGGCTCTGGCCCCACACCAAaccgaaaaaaattaaatttttcaaTGTTACTGTTTGACACTAATTCTTTCATGACGAAGATTTAAGGTTGGAACAATTTAGGTTTGGAATTACCCAATCTTAATGTTCATTACCAAAATGAACTCAGTGTTCCATGGGACTCTctgtaactacatgtacagctgCATTGCCAGTCCCAGATCAAATCAAGCTCATTATAAATTGTGGGTAAGGTTTCCCCTTGAGTGCATGAATATCGATCCTCTTCATGCACCTGGAAACTTATAAAAGATTGTTGAAACTATTATAAGCTTACTTTCACTGCGATgaacttttaataattaattcaaaatCTATTTACCTTTTGTTCctgtctctctctcttcctACCCAAGTTAACGATGAAACCTTGCTGTGTCTTGGCAGCTCCAGATGTTGTCATAGCTTCCACAACAAGGTTACATGTACTGACAGGGCATACTATAATGACATTAAATATGGTCATCAGCGGCTTAAAATTCACGCGAACAACCATATCAACTATGTCACAAACTTCTTTGATCACATCCTAGTGGAAAGAAAGATAACTGTAATGAACGATGGGGCAAGGCATCCAGGAACAATAAAAAGGGACGCTCAGATgaagtacactgtacatgtatcctAGACTGGCCAAGGGTTGCCATgcaccattttttttaaaattaatacctGACATTATTTGTTGGCAGAATAAGCGAACAAATACTACAAAGAATGTTCTTACAGCACCCCTAAAAACAATGGAGGCGCAGGTGATCAGGATCTAATGAAAACTGAGGTTTTTAAGAGGTGCAGAATGACTAAAGGGTATACCAATTTGTGGTTCCCCTCTTATCATGTCACTACACTCACTCATAGGTGCAGATAAGTTTGCTACTACCATCTCATGTACCGATGCCTGTAACATGGTCAGCATTAAGCATGTCACCCCCTCTCCTCACTCccaataaaaaattacaaatagtAAGTTGATACTGTAGAAACAATTTCATAGTACAGGCACCAGTATCATCACAGAAAAGCAGGCGATTAATATTTAAACACATGTGATTTAGCTTAGGATTATACATGCATACATGGTGTACAGTGATTATCATATCACACATTTTTTCGATCCTGACCATTCACGGGACATGTTGGTGCTGTACGTTGACCAAGACTACATTATGTTCTGACAAGTGCAAGGGTCACTATTATTCCTGGTTAAGTCATTCTGGTAATGACAGTCGTGGAATTTAAAGGCACTGACCTCTGAATTGTATCCAGCATGTCCGATTGACAAGAATGCCCCATTCTCAAGGCAAGAAGATGATGCTTCCACATCTTCATACCTTGAAAACACAACTTGGCCCTTGGTAACACCATCAGATCCAGTGATGATTGTGCCACTGGCCTGCCCATCAATTGTATGTTCAGTTTTGTTCTGAAGGTGCTTcagaaacattttaaattcaTGTAACTTCTCAAAGTCACCCTATGAATACAATAAAACATATCTGTTAGTTTATCACCAGAATGGCTATAAAGATGAATTTTGCTTTAAAAGTACAAATTGCATTGTTGCTGAGAGAAGCATAAAAATGAgagtataaaaattaaaatccacatGATTGAAACACTATGAAATCATTTACTATTTTTACATTAAATGTAGATGCATCAAGCTAACTATTCAGGCTACAAGTGCAACAGTAGACTTGTGATtcaactgtttaaaaatataacaaGATGCCTGCTGGTGTTAAAGTGGATGCATTAAATTGATTCTTGGTTCTTGGTTTAAATGcaagtaaaatataaaatagGTTACTATTCAATGaaataaagtcaagaaattgagaGGAATATTAGACAAGCATCATGTTCAAGCTTCATGGCTGAGTGATCCCATATACTTGAGTTCTTTGGGAAAATATACCACAAAATTGTAGACCTTAGTGTGGGATCTCCAACCTTTGGCTATCTAAAAAACTTTCTGCTCTAACTGGACCACCAAACATTCATATAGACACTTCTCCtataaacatttctattatGAGCCTGACAACATTAAGTGCAGTAAATGAAGGGCACTGTGCTGCCTTTATTCAGACATTGCACGGGCATAAATTTGCACTCAAGTGGaaactaaaatttaatgataaAATCGCCTGCTGTCAGCCAATCAAGACAGAGTGTAACTTCTCCAGGGTGACAATTAAAGAACATAATAATTTCatttaatgtaaaaaaaaattaattatgcaaTCATGAGCTTTACCCTAAGCCGTAGAAGCCTCTCTGAACAAACACTGTCCTCAAATTTATTTTCTGCCTCCTCCCAGCTCTTCAATTGAAAAAAGTTCACGATGGCCTCTTGCACTTGAGAAAGAGATCTAACATTGTGAGCCTCCTGCTTGAGTTCTTTGAGACTTATTTCCTTCTCTTTCACCTACATGTAAAAGGTAAGGGACCAAGTTATAGATAATTCAGtgatttaaaatttcaattttagatgACTAAAACTACCAAAGTTATCCACCAAATGGGCAAGTGCAACAGTCGAACCTTGATTATGTGGACTCAGGGGAAACTGGGCTCAATAGTATCCAAACAATCGAGAATATGAACATTAATGAGccaagaataaaactgaataactTAGAGGAAGAATGAAACAGACTTACAAGTAATCATAATATTTGCTTGcaatattattcattattcactACAAGTATTTACAACAATGAAAGTCATCCAAAACCATTTTACATAAGCCTAAAATGCTTCAGGAGGTGGGGAAAGGAGGGCTTACCATATTTTCATGACAGCAGCTTGAACTTTCGTCACATATCAACTGGGTACATTGTAAATTATAGTATTAAAGAACACTACGGGGGAAATAACCGTTAACACTGACTAAAATTCAATAAGACTGTTCACTTCACCTTTCTTAACAAATAGAGCCTTTGTTCATCACTTAGACTACAGAGTGGCTTAGGGTTTAGTGGTTTAgtgttatccagtggataccgatatccatcgtttgaacaactggggccagattgataattttgacttttttaCACAAGAAAAGGTATTCAAAGACTTTTTATCCTCGAATTTTGTTCTAGATACGATTAATTAGTAATCGAACCTCGTGTCGTACAATTCGCATATGTAATCAAATGGGCCCCAGGGAAATTCAGGACTACTTTcaaaactttcacaaaattgcccgagaGGCGAGGCGACAAGGGCAATTTgggaaactttgaaaatacaaatgAAATTAATCTTTATTGCACGAGGTCACATTGCCAtttcatgtttatcacataCAGGGTAAAATTATTGAGGAAAGCCTCTTCAACAtcgcgacaaatgacaatcaactaaACACGCATTCAACCGGTTAGAGTTCAAGTCAATAAACCGATGCGCTTAATTTCATTAAACTGTATTTTACAAGTCGACAAAAGGCAGTTTAATCAGAGTCAgcatctggaagaagattctcttgaAACTTTGCTTGCTCTGGAGAAACTGTTCAAActtcaggatcaagtaatcattcCCTTTTGaataccaaaagtgccctcctAATTAAGGAAAATGCTCTccatctcagccaatcagcatttagtAATTTTGGCCCATATGTGACAAAGGGAGTAATCAATCGCACTCGTAATTTCAAATCAGCCAAGCGCTGCGCTCTCGCCcgattttaaaatcactcgCACGATTACTCCCTGgattgtactccactcagtccaaGTACTATTACTAATttactagagcgagtttcaatccagtgttgtaaaaccaaaaccaatcaaaactcaaagtaattacacgtggccgacacaaagcgcgggaaaatgtgtgcgCTCGAGCCACGATTCCTTTGGGCTTTActtctgattgattgaaaaaatggtgcgagaactttgaaccaatcactgagtgaagtaatgcaaaaccaaagcaattagctaattactttccacactTAACTGAAAATCGCTCTGTTAACACGCGATAAATTAGGGAACTTTGAGCAAAATATGGCTAAGCTGACGACGTACAGAAAAAAACCGTGTCCTCAGTCTACTTTTGATCGCTGACTTCAAAATTCCTTTATTCTTTACCACACTCAATGTGTTAGTGGGAGCGCGGGTCGCGTGCCCAAGTACCAGCTGACAGGAAATGTATTGTAAATGGTGCCACTATTCCAGACGATTCGGGAATATGCGAGGCAGCGAACTGCTGTGTCGATTACAAGAATAATCAGTGTTACAAACCACTATGATCACAATTCTGTTGAGTAGATTGCTGCTTTCGATTCTTTCTAAAGGAGAACGGAagacaaaagttgtttttccaattttttttagaaaaacgtACTGAAAACTAGTCTATTTTTCTTCCAGAAAGACCTTCAAATTTGCTCGAAACCTTAGTTCTATCTATCTCAATCAAGCgggacattttgtttttcctttcgaTTTCTTCTATAAGAGCAATTTGTGATGtcattttgcagtttttaatACAGACTTTCCTTTATTCTATGAATTTGGGAGTTCTATTTATACAAACAACCCAAAACGCCAAACTGAGCCCTCCAGTCGTCCTCTGATGTTTTCTGAATCGACAGCATTAATTTGGTCAGCAGTGTGTAGTGATGTTATGCTTGGTGTCGAGGCCTGTCATACGGCAGCCAAAATGGCATAATTGACCTCTTTACCTTGTACGTTTTATTTTCTCATTTCAGATCACATGGTATTACTCTATCAAATGTCGTCATATCCACGAGCTTACGCGCGAATaacttaagaaaaaacaaatgaaggacaattcccttgagaacatcacgtggtctgaaataggaAAACATAACGTAAACACTACAGAGGTCAATTCCTTCATATCTGAAGAAGACGTG of the Montipora capricornis isolate CH-2021 chromosome 7, ASM3666992v2, whole genome shotgun sequence genome contains:
- the LOC138057455 gene encoding uncharacterized protein — encoded protein: MFLKHLQNKTEHTIDGQASGTIITGSDGVTKGQVVFSRYEDVEASSSCLENGAFLSIGHAGYNSEDVIKEVCDIVDMVVRVNFKPLMTIFNVIIVCPVSTCNLVVEAMTTSGAAKTQQGFIVNLGRKRERQEQKTFS